The Hyphomonas sediminis genome contains a region encoding:
- the leuC gene encoding 3-isopropylmalate dehydratase large subunit, whose protein sequence is MSAKTLYDKVWESHVVHTDPQSGESLLYIDLHLIHEVTTPQAFAGLKTAGRKVRRPELTLAVADHNTPTENQALGLPGVKDPEARNQLETLTRNVAEHGIEFFPMGDINNGIVHVVGPEQGRTQPGMTIVCGDSHTSTHGAFGALAHGIGTSEVEHVLATQTLRARKMKNMAVEVSGRLRDGVTAKDLALHVISITGTAGGTGHVIEYRGEAVRALSMEGRMTLCNLSIEGGARAGLVAPDEVTFEYMKGRPSTPKGGAWEMAEKYWRTLFTDEGAEFDAVIHIKGEEVEPTVTWGTSPEQGIALSGLVPKPEDFTDPVKRAACERALEYMGLEGGQPIAGTPVQRVFIGSCTNSRIEDLRAAAEIAKGNKVAASVRAMVVPGSGLVRAQAESEGLDLVFTEAGFEWREPGCSMCLGMNPDILSPGERCASTSNRNFEGRQGRGGRTHLMSPALAARAAINGVIG, encoded by the coding sequence ATGTCCGCTAAGACGCTCTACGACAAAGTCTGGGAATCCCATGTCGTCCACACCGATCCGCAATCGGGGGAGAGCCTTCTCTATATCGACCTTCACCTGATCCATGAGGTCACCACGCCCCAGGCCTTTGCTGGCCTGAAAACGGCTGGCCGCAAGGTGCGCCGTCCGGAGCTGACGCTGGCTGTGGCCGATCATAACACGCCGACGGAAAATCAGGCCCTCGGCCTGCCCGGCGTGAAGGATCCCGAAGCGCGCAACCAGCTCGAAACGCTGACGCGCAATGTGGCGGAACATGGCATCGAGTTCTTCCCGATGGGCGACATCAACAATGGTATTGTCCATGTCGTCGGGCCGGAGCAGGGGCGCACCCAGCCGGGCATGACCATCGTTTGCGGTGATAGCCATACCTCCACTCATGGCGCCTTCGGCGCGCTGGCCCATGGCATCGGCACGTCCGAGGTCGAGCATGTGCTCGCCACACAGACCCTGCGCGCGCGCAAGATGAAGAATATGGCCGTCGAAGTGTCCGGCCGCCTGCGCGACGGCGTGACGGCGAAGGATCTCGCCCTCCACGTCATCTCCATCACCGGCACCGCCGGCGGCACGGGCCATGTCATTGAGTATCGCGGCGAAGCTGTCCGCGCGTTGTCGATGGAAGGCCGCATGACACTGTGCAACCTCTCCATCGAAGGCGGCGCCCGCGCCGGCCTTGTTGCCCCTGATGAGGTGACCTTCGAATACATGAAAGGCCGCCCCTCCACGCCGAAAGGCGGCGCCTGGGAGATGGCCGAGAAATACTGGCGTACCCTGTTCACCGATGAGGGCGCCGAGTTTGACGCTGTTATCCACATCAAGGGTGAAGAGGTCGAGCCGACCGTCACCTGGGGCACCAGCCCGGAACAGGGCATCGCCCTTTCCGGCCTTGTTCCGAAGCCGGAAGACTTTACCGATCCGGTCAAACGCGCGGCCTGCGAGCGCGCGCTGGAATATATGGGCCTGGAAGGCGGCCAGCCGATTGCCGGCACGCCGGTTCAGCGCGTCTTCATCGGCTCCTGCACCAACAGCCGCATCGAGGATCTTCGCGCCGCGGCTGAGATCGCCAAGGGCAACAAGGTGGCGGCGAGCGTCCGGGCCATGGTCGTTCCTGGTTCGGGCCTTGTGCGCGCGCAGGCGGAGTCTGAGGGGCTCGACCTAGTCTTCACAGAGGCCGGCTTTGAATGGCGCGAGCCGGGCTGCTCCATGTGCCTCGGCATGAACCCGGACATTCTGTCTCCGGGCGAGCGCTGCGCTTCGACATCCAACCGTAATTTTGAAGGCCGGCAGGGCAGGGGTGGGCGTACCCACCTGATGAGCCCGGCGCTGGCCGCCCGGGCCGCCATCAATGGCGTCATCGGATAA